TTGTAGTTTTATCTAACCTGGCTTTAATAGTTTTAAACATTAAACTCTAAGCCTTATTTATGAGCAGTGGGAATTAGAAATTCACAGCCAGTGGGCTTCCAGTTCTACTGTTATGGAGCTTTCACAGCAGGGCTGGATCATGCTGACTGGTGAAATATTGTTCCCAGTGACTTTCCATAAAGGAATGCATGGCAACAGTTCAGTATTTAAAGAGCTGAACATACCAGTATTTCACAAACAGATCTGACTCGTGTGAGGAGGTGTTAGATCTGTGTGCAGTTACTGCTCtgagtgtgaggtagagcaggTAGGCATGCTCACTGCGTGTGGGGTAATCCGGCGTGTGCTTTACCCTGTGAAGGTGTCTGTCTGATGAACTCCTGCTGATCTCCCGCTGCCTTTAGTGTCACACTTCAGCTCAGTTAATCTGGATTACTACCCTTTCATCttctactttctttctttcttttttgcatctttgctttatttctgtttgttttttgtttttttgggtttttttttttcatttgtacttTTTCATTCTTCTTTCATTAATTTGTTTGCACACGGCACACACTGCATGTTCTCTATggcatctctctttctccatctctctcagcaGGACCATATGCTCAGctcctgtgtgtgtgagagaggtgtgGTGGGTGTAGGTCAATGTCCTTTACTGTTTCCTATCAGTCACGAAGAGACAGACCTTGCAAGgtataacatatataaaaataaataaataataataataataatacacatggCACAAGATAAAGAAGCCTAATTTACATATAAATTGCTACTGTTTGCTTCTTTAGCTTTGCACTTAAGGGATGACTTAATAATATACTTAATAAGGGATGAActaataatatactgtatgtagtggAATCACTCAGCATTCTGCTCGCGTATTCAGACGTAAATCATCGCTTAAATTTATTTTTCAGTAGTGTTTTCTTCAGGATTTGTTTAGCAGTCCTTCCCACAGATGGACATTAGCATAGCGTTGCATTATGCTGCATATCAGGGCAATGCTATATGTAGTGCTGTCAGCGAGAGCTGAAAAACACCaggttcatttttacactcttacacataaattaaattaaatatcacTTTACTATACCTCTTCAAATACTGTCTGTTTTCAAACCAAATGTTATGAGCTGTGCAGTACTAGGATAATAACATTAGCTGAGGTACCTTAGCTTTACTATTTGTTTGTTTAAGGATGGCTGCATTTCTGTGGTCTTGATATGGTGTTATTAATAATGTAGTACTGTCAAAATACTGTGATAGAGGTGATGCATCTTTTTCTCTTATATAATACATTTGTATTTCCTCATGCTCTCTTTTGTCTTCTGTAATAGATCCATAGATCATTTATTGATACAAATATACACAATTAGAAGAAATGGTGAGGGAACAAAATCATTTCAATAGCACTGCATATCTTTAATGTTCCTGCTGTTAATAATCTTCTGTTTCTGCCCACATGTCATTACTTTAATCATATTTGTCACTTCTATAGGCCTTAAAATAGAACCCAGTGGTACTCCACAACATCTAGCTAACTAAAAGACTATTAAACAGTTTTTGTGCTTTAGGGCTATTGACTGAATAATCAACCCAGAGTTTAAGTTTAGATAACTACATAAACttagcttttaaatgatctttcATTGTTGGCTAATTAAAGCTAGCTTTAGATACTCTTGTTTCTAAGGTGTGACCTTACCTTTGCTCTCTGTCTAAACCTGTCTGTGGAGTGAATTCCACTTATTtctctgttctcattttccactTTTCTCCATGTAAATGTCAGAAGATAGGGATGAGCAGACATTCTAATCATGTCCTGTTTGGTCATGTTGTAGAATACATGAAGGAGTTTTATCCAGAGGCTACAGAGTCACTGATCAGGTAGACGTGGCCATCCTGTCAGGGCATGCTGCACTAATCGTGAACTTTGGTCTGAAGTGATCTCATCTGTGATCATTCAGACACCCACCCACTGTTTACTAACTGTAGTCAGCTTTGTCTTATGCAGTATCTGATATTTGGCACATGGAACTGAGAGATAGAACAAGATCAAATTCACTGCTTTACCATTTATCTCTCTTTTTGTAAAGAATATGTGTCATGTTGGATAGATTAGGATTGCACAAACAAAATCAGTTGTGGAAATAGTGATCACATTGTGAAGCCAGTCTTAATGCAGGAACAAATAGAGCCCACCCAGTTCACCAGGCATCATAATAAACTGACAGTGTAAGTCATTTGTATCATAGTGGAGAAAACACAAACCACTGCTTCCTTCAGGACACGAGTTAGGTGGAAACTTTAGGGGTGCACAATcagaatcaaacaattttaacCCCAAACAATCTAAATTTTGATATCTGTTATGCAGTTGCCTCTTAcctcaatatcaatattttcttatatcCTTCAGGCATAAGTGAAAGCTAGATTATACAACTTTATATAAACTATGTATGTAAAAACAAATCAGCTCTCATCTCAGGCAGTTTATCCAGTGTTTAGTACCACCTGTCTACAATCCATTCTTATGAAAAATGCAATCTATCACAGGTAGTATTGCTGGAATATTATCATGATAAATGAAGAACAGCTACCAGCAGTGAGTGTGATTCAGAAGTCATTGTGTATTTGTTCCCTATCATGAcatgttttaaagaaaaacactataaaatatttaatcactTGGAAATTGAACATGATCTTGATAACTATAATACTTGTAATAATTTTAATGTTGCTGGTCCAAGGTGCCAAAGCCAGAAATCATAAGATGTTACAACACAACACTCTTATTATAATGGAAGATTATAGGAATATAAGTCTTTTTAAATGATATACTCTGATGTATGGTGCCTCTTATTGCCAGTAGCCTTAATTTACATGTCTTACATTATTCATTAAAGACAGGAATATACTTACAGTAGCAACTTATAGAAAAGGGGTCGATTTCTAATGAAATCCAGGGTCGACTGATGTCACAACAAAAGCCATTGCAGAGGATCTTCTGGAACTAATTTTACTCCAGTAAAACAGGGATTTAGTGCATTCCACGTATTTcccacattttaacatttttttgtgggTTTTCAGAGTAGAAAGAGAATGAAAATCTTGTATTGATCCAAACTCATTCATGACACTTTTTAAGTGGCATTGAACAATGCGTTGTTTGGGTTTGGGAGGGCTTTGTGTATTTTCCAGAGCCTTAGTCAAACCAGATGGTGCATGATTGTGAAATAGCTTCACTCTGTTGGTGTTATGAACCTTCTAATATACCTCCAGGACTCGCATAATAAATTATGAAGACCTCATGTTAAGAACACACATGATAATGGCTCTGTGCCACTCTGTGTGCCATCTGATGagcttgtgcatgtgtgtgtgtgtgtctcccgcGAGACGTGGAAAGTTGGTACTCTCGTATGGCCTGTTACGGCAGGACACATTCCTGCAGTAACTGACTGGCAGTCTGGAGAGGAAAAGGTGCCTCCTCCACTGCCTGACTGGAAAACTGCAGTCTTCTCTCAGAGACTCAGGTGTTTCAAAATCTAGACTATATTCAATTCATAAAAAGCTTATTCCAGTTTTTTAGGAAACCCCCTAAGGGTCCAGAATTTTGCTCTATTCTTTTGACCTGAAACAAAAATCTGAATTGTTTAGATTCCAAGGTTCGTTTTTAtagaattatttaatttaaaaacgcAGTTCATTAGTCTTCATAATAAGGTAACAATATAATTCAACTGTGGTAAAATTGAGAAAATGCCAACAGTACAGCTGTAAAAggagtttaaaaaaatctaaacaaaaccaAGCCTCTTTATAATACTAATATCGTGAAGCTTCCAAGGATCGGTTCAAGAACCTGTGGACCATCATTCAATTCAAATAAAACACTTCACAAATTCAGGTGTTACGATTCAGTATGTAGTAAAATAGTGCTATACAGATGATGATATTTATAGTTGTTCTCATAACATTACATCACTAGATGGATTTCTGGATTTTGTGAACCTCATCAATACTCCTGCCACACTAAGCAATCATGTCTTATTATGAGAGCATAAATGGGTTAGCTTGGTTGACTGGATTTAGTACAGACTGTGAACTgttctttataatatttattaatgtcCAGTATGAGAGAAAAATATTCTGACCTGTATTGTGCCTATTTCTAGAAGTGGcgtgatgttttattttaatgccTCTTTTAATTCAtctattttatacattaaaaccTTTATCCACATGGATGTGTTATTCTTCTTGTGAACTGATCAGGAAATATAACTCCTCTTCATCcgcacacacattcaaacactgATACACTGCACGCATTATAGCTGCTCTGCTGTCATGGCAGCGTGCCCCCCCCCCACCATAGTCCACAGCGGGGTCACCTGTTACCCCTGAACCAAATGGCCAGGTTGTCCACAGAGGACACCCAACCCCCCGGAACACAAACACTCCAGACAGAGAACTCTTTGATTCAGTAAAACATGTGCATCCCcttctcctctttcttctcctcctcgcTGCACTTTATCCTCTTTTCAGACTCTGATACTGCAGATAACTAAAGCTCACAGAAACCTTCAGTAGAGTGCGTAAAGTGTCTTTATATAgagttattgtacaatatatggattatatattatttatttcaataattttgGCTGACCTAGATATTGCTTATTGTGTTTACTTTACTAAGAGAAGTGACCCTGTAAAACTAAATGAGCTTGTATGATGATccaattttaaatgttaattttcttATATAAAGATAATTGCTCTGTAAAAGTGTGATTGCATTAGTATACTATTACAAATATAATTATAGTTGctctaaaattaaatgtttttgcaTTTGGCTAAAGGCCGAATCCTGAGCATGTTTCAACACATCATTACAGGTCTAGTTGTTAAAATTATacacttttttagtttttgagtatttttttatatattacattacatacaaTTTAATGATTACTTGTACAATAAAATGCTCCTAAAATGACTGTTCTGTTCACGTTCACCtcgttaaaaaattatatttctttttcctctaaagttgctgtttcaGAGATACAAGTTTTTGTATGACATGAGAAGGGGAAAATACAAAagctttttcttttactttctgaTTACAAAAAGAGCTCACTAGTGCTGGTCAGGACATGCCCTCTGTAAACATTTTCATATGCACAGACAGATGCACACTGATTCTCTCTGTTAGAagcttacacacacagacagacaggcacacacacactggacTTTATGACTCATTGCCCAGGCAAGGCCTCTCACTCATATTATCCACCCAGTTATGATCTATCTGAGTGACTAAAGGCATATTTCTAGGAAATTTGAATGTGTCTCAGCATGTGGTAGAGACAGTGAGGACCAGCCTCTGGTCTTTGGTCCAAAACCGCAAAATATGTTTTTCAGCCTACATTcacagtgtttgtataaaatagtaaattcttttttttaaagctcatttGTTTGTTACTAGCAGCTGTTTCAGTGTCTTCAGTTATAAAAGTGCATTGATTAAATAAATGTCCCCCTGAGCCATCTAGTGGTAAAACTCTATCAGTGCAGTAAGTGTCTTTGCTGACggtgctttctgtgttttctctcagGTAAGACGAGATGATGGAGGCAGGCTCGGTGGTTCGTGCTCTATTCGAGTTCCTGCCCAGCGTTTCAGAGGAGCTTCCCCTTTTTGCTGGTGATGTGGTTGAAGTTCTTAGTGTGGTGGATGAGTTTTGGCTGCTTGGAATCAAAGATGGAGTCACAGGTACAGTGTCTGCTGAGATTTCAAATGTATCACTTCTCTTCATCATTAAATATGTTTGGGAAGAATTCATTttgattacaatattttttacaaagAATCTGTACTACTATTAGAAATAAAGATTGGAGCTATTCAAAAAAGAAAACTATAGAAAATTACAGAAACTATAGAAAACTATAGAAAATAAACTATAGAGATAACATCAAGAGCTCCTTCATTCTTAAGAACAAATTTCTTCTTAAAACTCACGTACACAGTTTACATTATTCTGATATTCGCTGTAGGATCCATCATTGTAAAAGCAGAGCTATAAACATTTCTGCAGTTTTAAAACGCATTCTGAATCTGACATTtactttttgttattattttttctaaGAACTTTCTTAGTGAGATATtgattaaaacaatattatttaaattaaaacttttaaaattaacATCCATTGTATGTTAAGAACGTTTCCAGCTGCCTCTTACAattacaaggtttttgtgtgagaGGGACATTAAGtatatttattgtcattatacatGTACATTTATGTAACTCTTCACATACCCCATCTTAAAAATCTGGGGTCAATTTTACTTcagcaaaaaaaagttataaattaAATACACTGTTAACTCAGTGAACATGGTCTAAACTTTCAGCTAGTGCATGTGCATATTaaataccaactttttttttttaacattgatcttccttattttctctctgtctttttccagGCCAGTTTCCCAGCACTTTTGTGGAATCCATCACTGTCCCCCCGACCAAGCCAGGAGAGCAGCTTTATGTGTGCATCAATGATTTCAGCTCTGTGGAGCCAGGCAACCTTCCCCTCAAAAGAGGTAAATATTGTGATAAACATGTAATGCCTAAAAGTGCTACTGcggtattttatatatatttatatttatacgtTAAACAGATATGTTAAATGGCATTGTAGTTGCTGCATGTCACTGTCTTTCTCCGTATTTCTCAGCATAAATCCCACACATTCAGAGAGGAGTAATGTCATACTTGAGAGGTAAACTTTTTGCAGGAAACTTTATAAAGTTCTGTAGGAGCTCATTCTAGTATCCTAGtttctttcctttccttctttctttgtacaacaccaaatccaaaaagttgggatgctgtgtaaaatgtaaataagaacAGAATGTACTGATTTTcaaatctcatagacccatattttattcacaatagaacaatGAGACGTTTTCCAatctcataaaaaaaacattatttaatttataacagCAGTGTTGTGTATCTCAGAAAGGTGGGATGGGGCAGGTGGTATTAATGGAAAAACATCATCAGAGTTTGGACAGGCCCTGTTTTTAATGCTGTGCCAcatgagggcccaaagatcaccatcATCCTGTGTTGACTGTTGGCCTTATACCTTGGTCACAGGGATTCTTTGCATCtttattatgtaaatattatgtaaatatcTCATCTGATATGTTCTATATGTGTTATATTGGGGATAAAATGTGCATCTAtaatgtttgcaaaaaaaaagtttttatttacattttagacaGTATCCCATTTTTTATTAGTGTTGTAGAAAGCTTATTGTGTTCATTGAAATAAAGGTAAGAAAAAATAATCTCTTTTTTTACTTAATCCTGCTGTTTCGGGATTACAGTGTTTACCCATAGCAGACTTGACCTAAGTGACCACTAGATGTCACTAGGTCTATACTCAGTAGATTTACAGTAGTAAGTGTAGATGTTTAGATTAATTCTTTGTCCTGCTTTACAGTAGGAAAtcctttttgttttgtgtgtgtgatgacCATTCATAAGCCTTCATCATTCTCTAGCACATTCCAAGGTGCTTCAGAatgtaacactgtgtgtgtgctgtattagCTTACTGGCTGTTTGTTGTTTCCCAGTGTGTAGTTTTCAGCATGAACTCTTTCTATGGAAACTGCAGTTCCTGTAGTTGTTtttgtgtgttagagagagagagtcagatgAATTACATTTCCTGTATATCACTCTGCGGGGCTCCTTTCTGTTTTACTTTATGAGCTGGAAACAATAGGAGGTGGAGCCTGGCTGTGTGGAATTTAACCCTAGTGACCTCAGTGGACATTCTGACTCCTGGTAGCTTTGACCTGTGGACACATatatgtgtttaatgtgtgtgtttgtgtgtttacccTGAGGATTTGTACATACTTGTGTAATATTATTAGAACCCATTATGATTCTTTCTACATTCCAAAATTTatatattggtttatttattatcagtCAATCATCATGGTTCACTGATGCATTTTACACATCTGTGCTAAGTGTTAATAACACGTTATTCCACCTACTCTTTCCCCTCACTACAGGTGATGTGGTGGCTGGAGAGGCCAGAGTGGATGCGGTTTGGCAGCGTGGTCGGAACGCCTGGGGTTCCTGGGGACTCTTCCCTGTCTCCTGTGTTAAGCAGCTGGAACTGTCCGGGCGGTCCAGGCAGCTGAGCGAGCGCAGTGCTGCTGCACAGGCATCTGAACTGCCCCCTCATGCCTTGGGCCAGGCCCATGCCCTCATGGGCCTTCACGCTCAGCTGGATGAGGAACTGGACTTCCGGGAAGGTGATGTCATCACCATAGTGGGTATACCTGAGCCAGGCTGGTTCCAGGGGGAGCTGGAGGGCAGAACGGGGGTCTTCCCTGAGGGCTTTGTGGAGCTCCTCACACCTCTGCGTTCGATTCAGCAGGAACCGGAGCTTCAGGGCACGGGACAGTATCTCCAAAGCCGAatggaggaagagaaggaggaagaagatgaagatgaagatgaagggGAAGAGGCTGCAGCAGCAGTATTAGAAGGCAGTGTGGAAATGGAggcactgcagcagcaccaggAAGTTCAAGaacaagaagaggaagaagaagatgaggaGACTGGAGGTGTTTATGGAGTTGCCCTGTATGAGTTCAGAGCGTTGGAGCCTGGAGAACTGGACTTTAATGTCGGGGACAAGATCCAAATCCTTGGAACCTTGGAAGATGGCTGGCTGGAGGGTGAGCTGCGGGGTCAAATAGGCATTTTTCCCCATCGGTTTGTTAAAGTGAATGAACCACTACAGACTGTGCCTCAAGAACAACCTATGGACATAGAAACTAGCACCCCTGATAAAGTGGAAGGGGATAGTTACCTTTCTGATTGCAGCTCTGGCCAACAAGACCACACTGTACTGGAGAATGAGCAGACTTGTGAAACCCACGAGGATCACACTGTTTGGGATCTGGACTATTTTGAACAAAGGGAGGAAAGCAAAGAGACACTTATGAGGGAAACGCAGCCTAAAAACAATGCTCAAGACAGAGCAGTAGCTCAAAGGCAGCCTCAGACTCAACCAAAAAGGAGGGAAAGGCCTCCACCACCACTAATCCAGCCCAATCAGTCAGGGAACTCGGCACACAAGGCCGTTCAGAGGACTAACTCGGGTAGCCCCACACCGCCTAGACCCCAGCTGCCTCCCAGACCCAGCCTTCACGCACTCAACAACAGGCAACAGAGCATGGGCGCTCGCAGTAGCCCACACGAACCTCCTCCAGTTCCCACTACCAGGAGTCAGAGCCTGCACCCACCTGGTAGATCCTCGCCAAGCCTTCAGACTAACTTATCTTGGTCCAGAAACAAAGGCCACTATGCCTCCCACGACAGCAGGAACCCATTCTCCAGCAGAATCTCCTCCAACCAGCTGggtaaaaaaagggaaaagaagtTAACACGCCATGCCAGTGTCAATGACTCTGACCTTAGTTCTTGTGGCGGCCTTACCGAGAAGCAGGCGTGGCCTAAGGGGCGGGCAACCAATGGCTTGTCAGCCTCACATACTCTGGACTCATTAGCCACGTGTGTGGGCGACCTGGAATCCAAGCTGTCCCAGCAACTGTTGGAGTTTGAGAAGAGTCTTCCAGGTCGAGGAGGTGCAGCAAGTGAGGAGCAGGACAGGAGGGAGGAGCTAAACAATGGCTGGGGCAACAACAAGTTACAAGTGTCCCGCCACTTCTCAATCCTTGACTACAGTAATGAGAACGACATCATCAGAGGCTCATCTTTGCACCCCTCACTGGGCCGGGCCTTATCACACGCTTCCGTTCATTCAGGCTCCACCTCCTCTTTAGAGAGACAGAAGACACTCCGCCCACCCCCGCCGCGTCCCAGAATTCTGAGACCACCAGTGCCCCCTAGCTCCCACGCTCATGCTCCTCTTACAAATGGTCGAGCCGCTCCTCAGCCTTATAGGCCGGCTCGCAGAGCACCCCGCCCACCTCCACCCTGTCCCCGCCCTAATTCTGATTTACACCGCACCCCACCAAAGACCTCCGCCCTCCTATTCCCTGCAGAGGAGGTGGAGGTACTGCTGGAGGAAGAGATGGTGgcagaggaggtggaggaggcacAGGATGCtctagaaagggagagagagatggagcaagaaagggagagagagatggagcagTACAAGCTTCTCCTCAGACTTGAGGAGGTGGAGAGGGATATCGATATGTACACAAACACGGTCCAGGAGCTGCACGCCATGCTGGACGAGGAGGACCAGGAGGATGAAACTGCACGGCAACAGGCCATGGAGAACCTGGAGTTCTGCACCTACACCCTGGAGACGCTGACCCTGGAACAGCAGCAGTTACGAGGTAAGACCCATATGGAACATGATGCCCAAGGTCTGTTTACTAAATAGTAACACACAGTCAACCATTcccgtttgttatttttttaaatgttatgtaatgATGAGATTTTTTTTACCCAAACTCAAGTTGTTGTGATTACAATGGTACAAATTGATAGAGCAAAATTTTTATCATAATATAGATTTCTTTTGtcaatacagtataataaaaaaattgttatgTACACAATCAAACACTAACAGGGCTGGGAGATGTAGTAACaatattttatcacaatatttatattatttatattaatattacaggCGTTTTATGATACACAGTATTTGTTGAAATTGACATGCAGACAGTATGCATTAGCAGTAGCAGATTCTTAAAAATTGCTACTCAAATGCTCTTTAATGCAGAGTATAGTGATATGTCTTATTATTGAGTATTTGTTTTGCATTtaaatttaaacatgatttttcttACACACCCTGAAATGAATTATAGAGTTGGCTCAGTATACTTTAAGCAGTGATCCTCCACTCAATGTGTTTATTAAAGTATATTGTTGATGCAAATTAATGTAGTTAAATTACAGCTTAGTCATCTGATTACTTTTTTGATAAGACTGTGATTTGTGCAAGCTTTCTTACATTAAGCTTTTTTTTGTCAgtcactgttgtttttttattttgcaaaagTGCAAAAACTAAGATGGCTGTTTCATTTTTAAGTTCCAGCATTACGATAGGTTTGTCCTCATATTCAGGATCTCAAAAGTAGAATAGCAGTTCAGTTTAAATTACACTGGTAAAATGCTTATGTTACAGTTACTTTTACTTTTCCAAAACGTAGAGTACCTGTTCAGTGGCACTGTTTGATACTTGGGATGATATCTTTGTCACTTGAATAAATTCTGCCTGTTAGTTCATTTCTTTGGATGGGgttaaaagttcagaaaacatCACATTATATGTGCATAGTTTTGgtgcacatttatttattatgtcaCAATCGGTAGGTTACAGCTTTAAAACATAAGCATTTTACTTTCCTTACCTATGGTTAAGTCTGATTCCGTGTGTGACACCGACTatttaactgtcactcctctacacctctcagaccacttcttcatgcaactcaacgttcgcatttcgaaaaaacccacagctactcctactatggtctcgttccgccgaaatcttcgagatctaccagcagaccagtactcctcgctggtgactgacaatatgcctccattaggctcattttcatcactcaatgttaatgaggccactgatactctttgctccacattaagctcctgtttggacgacctctgtcctcaaacatctcgagccattaaaccaagcaaaccgcagccatggctcaaaaatgacacgctcagggaactacgctccaaactcagagctgctgaaagaaaatggcaaaaaaagcaaaaccagacagacctaaaaaactaccaactgctcctggcatctttttcagccagcctcactgctgctaaagctgaattctatcacaaaaaaatcagctccctcacagactcccggaaactatttgctacattcaaaacactactcaaccctccacctcctcctcaggctacctgccttacggctgaagctcttgcctcattctttactgggaaagtggcagctatcagcagacagtttactgatgcgacatgtagcagtcctactacatcctctactgcccggtatccctctaccgaaggcgtcgctttctcctcgttcgctcccctcactgagaacgagacactggctctcctaacgcgtagccgtcctactacgtgtccagttgacccgattccttcagaccttctgcaaaccatcgcacctgcaatcattccggctattactcacacgatcaatgcctctttaacatctggtgtgttcccgactgcttttaaacaagcacaggtcacaccactgcttaaaaagccttctctcaaccccgcccaggttgataactacagaccggtctcactactgccttttctttcaaaaacattagaaagagcagctctcaatcaagtctctggcttcctcacccaaaatgacctcctggaccagaaccaatctggtttcaagaaagggcactctactgagacggctctgttgtctgtgacagaagcgttaaaaactgctagagctgcagaacagtcctcagtgctcattctgctggacctctcggctgctttcgacacagtcaaccatgacttcctcctaactatactctcgaacatggggatctcagacaatgtgctgtcatggttcagatcgtacctcactgggcgctcgttcagggtgtcatggcaaggacggctgtccccagcccactcgttacccactgggattccccagggttcggtactgggacctcttctcttctcaatatacaccacctctctaggtcgggttatccgctcacatggtttttcctaccactgctttgctgacgacactcagctatacctgtcgttctcaccagatgatcactcaatctctgcacgaatatcacagtgtctctcagacatatccgcatggatgaaggaacatcacctccaactaaacctctcaaagactgaacttctggttataccagcaaaaccttctattcaacacaactttgccataaccatcgactctctctctctctcactgacaaaggttgctaggaacctgggtgtcatggttgatgaccagcttctcttcacgcaccatgtggcctcagttgctcgatcctgccgctttgcgctttacaacatcggaaaaattcgaccgtttctgacgcaacaggccgcccaa
This genomic stretch from Astyanax mexicanus isolate ESR-SI-001 chromosome 15, AstMex3_surface, whole genome shotgun sequence harbors:
- the LOC103040384 gene encoding dynamin-binding protein isoform X2, with the protein product MMEAGSVVRALFEFLPSVSEELPLFAGDVVEVLSVVDEFWLLGIKDGVTGQFPSTFVESITVPPTKPGEQLYVCINDFSSVEPGNLPLKRGDVVAGEARVDAVWQRGRNAWGSWGLFPVSCVKQLELSGRSRQLSERSAAAQASELPPHALGQAHALMGLHAQLDEELDFREGDVITIVGIPEPGWFQGELEGRTGVFPEGFVELLTPLRSIQQEPELQGTGQYLQSRMEEEKEEEDEDEDEGEEAAAAVLEGSVEMEALQQHQEVQEQEEEEEDEETGGVYGVALYEFRALEPGELDFNVGDKIQILGTLEDGWLEGELRGQIGIFPHRFVKVNEPLQTVPQEQPMDIETSTPDKVEGDSYLSDCSSGQQDHTVLENEQTCETHEDHTVWDLDYFEQREESKETLMRETQPKNNAQDRAVAQRQPQTQPKRRERPPPPLIQPNQSGNSAHKAVQRTNSGSPTPPRPQLPPRPSLHALNNRQQSMGARSSPHEPPPVPTTRSQSLHPPGRSSPSLQTNLSWSRNKGHYASHDSRNPFSSRISSNQLGKKREKKLTRHASVNDSDLSSCGGLTEKQAWPKGRATNGLSASHTLDSLATCVGDLESKLSQQLLEFEKSLPGRGGAASEEQDRREELNNGWGNNKLQVSRHFSILDYSNENDIIRGSSLHPSLGRALSHASVHSGSTSSLERQKTLRPPPPRPRILRPPVPPSSHAHAPLTNGRAAPQPYRPARRAPRPPPPCPRPNSDLHRTPPKTSALLFPAEEVEVLLEEEMVAEEVEEAQDALEREREMEQEREREMEQYKLLLRLEEVERDIDMYTNTVQELHAMLDEEDQEDETARQQAMENLEFCTYTLETLTLEQQQLREMTLLSAQPKSVDSAPASAASTEDPEQRMLEKRLKVIEELLQTEADYIKDLRMCRKEIIEPLRKRQVQNIDFDGLFGNIDSVIHLSQRLNETLQDTDSIGQVFLDFKSELEEVYKVYCQNHDDAISLLETYEKDESIQKHVLECLENLRGKTNYINLGSFLIKPVQRVMRYPLLLMELLNATPQSHHDRKQLEDAVLSVKEINGNINEYKRRKDLVVKYRKGDEDRLIDKISKLSMHSIIKKSNRVSSHLKHLTGISPQIKDEAFDDAEKRFRLQERLIKSFIRDISLYLQHIRESASVKVLSAISFCDIYTERQQQLDPERFQRAHRCISDKQFTQFKERTETLVISPLTQLLSMFAGPHKLIQKRFDKLLDYDNCKERADRLKDKRVQEELQVARNNYEALNAQLLDELPKFHYAAEELFTSCVRGFAQAQKDFIRLTLGELTPLLQLSGLGGTEGTLVSLFQEEHGRVLQLLQSFSFFPENLPTSRKPFEKKTLEKQTSKKHMQGPPNYVLQTDDHRAGLLARYGPEKLFQAERNFNAAQDLDVSILEGDIVGVIKQQDPMGSQNRWLIDNGATKGFVYSSFLKPYNPRRSQSDVSIESQSSNESGYGGSSPVFSRQNSNSTLTFNQETSTVSFSTAAPSTHTSPRPTQDSTLTRRNPHRDTPTSNCPPTSQRDSLDLSYRSSSNHRELSETAYHNAANHRDYSEPIYQNLMNDKDSSGSNDTTPPSRRDLSDSSETDSCSSTWKSRHEQSQRYTASSSQQRKNGDYSLQTRKPHYPADTEHIEPDPDPELDGHQIYYALYSFSARCVNELSISANQKVRILEFQDMNGNQEWWLGEAGGKRGYVPSNYIRKSEYT